The genomic DNA AGGCATATTTTTTATATTTTAAACTCTGCTATATGAGTATATTTACTTCCCTCATATTCATCAAATTCTTGAGGAATTAACTGCCACCCTCCACTTAATCCTATTGACTTTAACATTTGTTCTAAATAATATATCACTATACCAGCATCTGTTAAATTAAGGTTTTCATCTGAATCTTTCAGTGTTAAAATAATTCTATCATTTTTTAATATAAATCTCCATGGTTGACTATTATGACTAGAAGGTGCAAACCTTAGGTAGTAAAATAAATCACTTAGTCCTCTTGTTTCTAGCTCTTCATAGCTTATAGGCTTACCTACTTTCCCATTAAATACTACTTCTTCTACAGAATGTCTACCACTACTGCTTTCTTCTATAAAAGGGTTTTTAGGTACTGGATAACCTATGGATAATAAATAATCCATATTTCCTTCTAATCCAGGATATATTTCTTTTTTGAAATTTTCATCTACATCCTGTATACTTATCCAACAAGTCCCTAAATTAAGTTCTATAGCTTTGGTTATCATTTTCTCCATTCCATAGGCAGCTCTTATTATATTTTTTGGACTATCTTTTGTTATTTCTAAACCTATGTAATGTGGACTTTCAATCATTACTCCTGCATAGCCGCCTTTTCCTTTAAAAGTATCATATACATTTTTTCCATCTGTAAATAATGGAAAATTAAAACATTCATCTCCTACACATTTTTCGAGAGTTCTTCCATAGTTAATAACTTCATCTAGCAGTTTCTTATCTACATTCTTATTTTTATACTCTCTAACGGATTTCCTATTCTTTAAAAAATTATTCATTAACATATATGCATCCACCTCTCTCTATGAAACCTATATTATATTTATACCACAATCAAAGATTACTAATCTAGGTTTACAATCTAAAATACTCTATATTATTATATTAAATTTAAAGATTTCATTAGCTTTTCTATGTGAATTAGTAATTTAAAATGAACAATTACAGAAGTTAAGACTCCTAAAATTATTCCTGCTACTACATCTGTAGGATAATGAACACCTAAATACATTCTAGATATACCTACTATTAAAGCTATTAAATAGAATAATATAGACCATGAAGGTATATTTAATGACAATATTGTAGCTATAGTAAAACCTGCAGTTGTATGGCCTGATGGAAAAGAATAGTCTTTAAGTTCTATCCCGAAAGTATTAATACTTTTTAAAATTTTATATGGTCTTTCTCTCTCTAGAATCTTTTTTACAATGCTAACTATAGATTGACTTATTCCAAGGGCTATTAAACCTTCACCGCC from Tissierellales bacterium includes the following:
- a CDS encoding nitroreductase family protein, which produces MLMNNFLKNRKSVREYKNKNVDKKLLDEVINYGRTLEKCVGDECFNFPLFTDGKNVYDTFKGKGGYAGVMIESPHYIGLEITKDSPKNIIRAAYGMEKMITKAIELNLGTCWISIQDVDENFKKEIYPGLEGNMDYLLSIGYPVPKNPFIEESSSGRHSVEEVVFNGKVGKPISYEELETRGLSDLFYYLRFAPSSHNSQPWRFILKNDRIILTLKDSDENLNLTDAGIVIYYLEQMLKSIGLSGGWQLIPQEFDEYEGSKYTHIAEFKI
- a CDS encoding phosphatase PAP2 family protein encodes the protein MKKDFNNLDRKILFWFNDTLKNKFLDKFMYIFTYMGGWLVTTSFLGGLFLFGKGKTRLIGGEGLIALGISQSIVSIVKKILERERPYKILKSINTFGIELKDYSFPSGHTTAGFTIATILSLNIPSWSILFYLIALIVGISRMYLGVHYPTDVVAGIILGVLTSVIVHFKLLIHIEKLMKSLNLI